The sequence below is a genomic window from Acetobacter vaccinii.
GTCGATCCGGCAGGAGCGCTCTACAAAGGTACGGGCCTGTGCGCCAAGCACACGCGCCAGAGCAGGTGATTGGCTGGCTTCGCGCATGGCGGCTACAAGCCCGCTCTGGCTTTGCGGCGGCACAAGCCAGCCGGTAACCCGGTTCTGCACGATTTCAGGCACACCCCCACCCGCAAAAGCAATGACCGGCCTGCCCGATGCCAGGGCCTCCAGCACGGACAGGCCCAAAGGCTCCTCGCGCGAGGAGTTGATGGACACATGCCCCATGGCCAGCACGCTCCGCGGGTCGGGGCAATACCCCAGAAAGCGCACGCGCTCGGCAATGCCTAACCGTTTGACTCTGGCTTCCAGCGCGGCGCGCTGGCTGCCGTCCCCGGCAATGACAAGGTGGCAGTCTGGCAGGTGGGCCATGGCTTCCACCACACGGTCCACCTGCTTCCAGGGCTCCAGACGGCAGGCAATACTGAAGGTGAAAGGCTGGTCCGGCGGGAAAGGTGCTGGGGTAAAGTGACGTTCATTCACCCCGTTACGGGCTACGCGCAGCTTGGTTGCAGCAGTGCTGTCCCACTGGGCGACAAACCGGCGGACGTAGTCGCTGACACACACCACCATATCGGTCTGGCGCAGGGCTTTGCGGCGGAACAGCCCGCAGGTGGGGTCGGTGTAATGGTGCAGCCCGTGCTCTGTCCGCAGGACCGGCAGGCCACAGAGCCGTGCGGCCCGAACCCCCAGAATGTGGGAGGCATAGGTGTGGACATGCACAAGGTCAGCCTGCTCGTCCCGCAGGGCCTGCGCCAGCCAGGCGACATCACGCGGGCCAAAGGTGCGCCACAGATAGGCCAACGGGTGCAGGGGGGAATGGCCACGGTCATACAGGCGCACCCCCGTGTCGCGAATAAGGGCGCGCAGCTTGGGGTTGGGGGTCATCAACGCCACGGCATGGCTGGCGCGTGTCTGCTCCGGGCGGCTGGTGATGTCGAGCAGGAGTTTTTCCGCCCCACCGATATCTCCCGCAACAACCACATGCATGACCCGTGGAGCTGGCTGGTCTGTGGGGCGGCCGCTTGCGGCTGTCATCTTTTGGCCAGTCTGAGCAGTTCCGTCTGAAGCATGAGAGCGTGGGACCGCGCCTCAAAATCCTTCTCAATCCGTTTGCGGCCTGCAAGCCCATGGGCGGCCCGGAGGGTAGGGGTGCGGAAATACTGGATACAGGCATCTGCCATGCCTGCAATATCAGGCGGCAGGCCGGTAAACAGGCGACCATCCACGCCATCTGTAATCATTTCCCCAATGCCGCCGACATTAAAGGCCACAACCGGCTTGGCCAGAGCCATTGCCTCCATGACCGCGCGGGGCAGGGGGTCTGGGTACACGCTGGGCACCAGCACAACGTCAAACTCTGTCAGATAGGGCATGACATCAGCCCTGAACCCGATGAAGTGCACGCAATGCTCCAGCTCCAGAGAGCGGACCAGTTCACGGCATTCTTCCAGGTGGTCTTCTGGCATGTCCTGCGGGGTGTCGCCCAGCACGACAAAATGGCAGCGCTGGCGTTCTTCGGGCCGCAACTGGTCCATCATCCGGCGGGCGACCTGAATAAGCTCAATAAACCCTTTGCGGCGGATCACCCGGCCATGCGCGCCAAAAATAATGGCGTCCTTGGCCAGCCCCAGTTCCTTGCGCAGCAGCGGGGGGCGGGCCATGGCGTCAAATTCTTCCAGGTCCAGTGCGTCGTGGCAGACGCGGGTTTTGTCCTGACAATGACCAAACTGGCCTGACACCGCAGCCGAGACACAGAAGATGGCCGCCACACCCGGACTTGCCGCCAGTTTGCGGTGCAGGGCACGGATGGGGGCAGGCACGCGGGGGTAGAAGACGTGCCAGACAGCAGGCACCCCGGTTGCCCAGGCGACAATGCCGCCGATCAGTGTCGCGGCTGTGCCGTTGCAGAAGATAAGGCTGTATTTTTCCTTCCGTACCCGGCGGATCAGCCGCATCAGCCCGCTGGTGGCGCGCAGGGTGTTGCATGTGCCGCGGAAAAGCCGCAGCGGGGCCGGGGCGTTAAAGTCCTGCCGGGTCATGCCGCGCTGCCAGGGCTGGAGAATGTTTTCAATCAGCGCAGGCTCAATCACCAGTTCGTCCGCTGCGTGGTGGCGGATGATGTCCTGGCTGACAATGTCTTCCCTGGGGAGCAGGACTGTCCTGTGGATCTTCTTCGGGTCCAGGAATTTCAGCAGGCAGACCAGTGTCTTGCCCGGCCCACCATTGCGGGAGGTGTCGTTGATGAACAGGAACCGGGCAGGTTGGGTCGGTTCGGCAGAGCTGGTGGGTTCAGACATAAGAGTTTGTATATCCCGACTTCACACGTCACGACCGTGATGCCCGCCACACAGGCAGAGAGAAGAAAAAAGAACGGCGCACATAGCCGCAGAAATAGCGTCACAGGCGCAAGGCGGCAAGCAGGCAGACACAAACAGCCTGCCAACCGCCCTAACCCGGCCGTGACCCGCCCCGGTATGGGGCGGGCTGGATGGTTGCCCCTGTCAGGGGGTTTCCGCCGGGGGCTGAATTTTCATTCTGGCGACAAGGTAGGGTGGTTTGCGCATATCCTGCCCGTTATGGAACTGCGGCAGGCGTGTCCATTGCCCCAGCACAACATAGACATAGTCATGGTCGGCAAAAATACCATCAGGCCAGACAAAGCGTGGATCTGCGGCAATCAGGTCAAAACTGCCATCGGTGTTGCGCCGGAACACGGCATCGTGGTCGGCAGCGGTGGTATATATCCGGCCCCAGGGGTCTGTTGCCAGCCCATCGGCAGCGCCTTTTTCGCCCTCATCGCGCACAAGGCGGGCCAGGTCTTCCGAACTGAGAGAGAAATCGGCCAGAGCGTGTGTGGGCAGGCTGTAAAGGCGGCGGCTGGCCAGTGGCGCGTAGTAAACCCGCTGAGAGTCCGCCGAGAGCGTAATGCCATCGGCCCCGCTGGCAGGGAAGGCTGCTTTATGGGGTGGGTCGTAAGTGAGGACGCGGCCGTCCAGCACAGTCTGATAACCGGGCACGGGCAGGACGGAGGGGGTGCCCTCCAGCACTCTGCGCTGCTTGCCGGTTGCCAGATCAACCACGACCAGCGCGGGGTGCCCGTCAAAGGAACTGTCGGTGATATACGCTGTGCCCTTTGCGCCATGGGTCAGGTCCACCCGCAGGTCGTTCATATGGCTGCCGGGCAGCAGGGCAGCCTGGAGGGGCACGCTGGCAATAATGCTGCCGTCAGCGGGGTTGATGCCAACAACCTTGGCCCCACCGGGTGGAATCGGATGGCCTTTGACCTTGCCATCATCAATCAGCCACAGCATGCCGTTGCTGTCGGTTGTCAGCCCATGGGGCGAAATCAGGCGTTGTGAGGGCGGGCCGGAGTCCGAGGCGGCATAGGCCTGGGACGGGAAGGGAACAAGCCTGCCGTTCTTCCACTCTCCAAACGTAGGGCCGGTATGGTCACCATCATGTTTGGGAAATGTCAGGAACAGCCGGTTGTTCACAACGGCAATGCCCGAGGGCGTGGGACCGGGAATACGCGCGACAATATCCACGGCCCCCTGTGCGCCAAAGGCGGGGTCGGTGTTGTTTGTAATGGTGGGCGGGGCTGCCTGTGCGGGGAATGCACAGGCCAGACCCAGTATGGCTCCATAAAGCCGCATTGCGCCCCTCATGCGGGCAGGAACGGGGCGATGAGGGAAAGGTCGGCGGGTGAGAGCCTGTCTGCCGCCGTATCGCACTGGTGCCAGTATGGGTATAGCAAAGGGGGGCGGCTTGCTTCTTCCAGCCGGAGGCTATCTTCGGCAGTCAGTTTCAGTGTCGCGGCTTTCAGGTTGTCAGCCAATTGCGCATCAGTCCGTGCCCCGATGACAAGGCTTGCCACCCCAGGGCGTTGCAGCAGCCACGCCAGAGCCACCTGCGCCGCTGTTGCGGTGGGGTAGTGGGTTGCAACGTCCAGCAGGACTTCCACAATGTCATAAAGCGCATTGATGTCGCGTACCGGCGGTTCGTTCCACTGGGCGGCTACGCGGGTGCCTTCGGGTTCGGGCTTGCCCCGGCGATATTTGCCAGACAGCAGCCCTCCAGCCAGAGGCGACCAGATCACGGCATCCACGCCCTGATCCTGCGCAATGGGCAGCAGTTCGTATTCAGCCTCACGCGCTTGCAGGGTGTAGTGTATCTGCTGGCCTACGGGGCGCACCAGTCCTTCACGCTCGGCGGCGGATAGCATTTTCATGATATGCCAGCCAGAGTAGTTGGACACTCCAACATAACCAATCTTGCCTGCCCGGCGCAGGTCATCCAGAGCAGCCAGTGTTTCCTCAACAGGGGTCAGGCCATCCCACTCGTGGCACCAGTAGAGGGTGATATGGTCTGTTTTCAGCCGCTTCAGACTGTCTTCGCAGGCTCTGATAATATGGTGGCGGGATAGCCCCCGGTCATTGGGCCCTTTGGCGCCAGTGGCAAAACGTACCTTGCTGGCCAGCATCACACGGTTGCGGCGGCTGCTGTCCAGAGCTTCTCCGATAATCTGTTCGGACAGCCCGTCGGAGTAGATGTCGGCGGTATCAAGCATGTTCACGCCTGCATCCAGGCACATGTCGATCTGGCGTTGAGCGCCTTTGATATCGAGTGCCCCTGTCTTGGCGAACTCTCCTTTGCCACCAAAGGTCATGGTGCCGAGCATGAGGGTTGAAACCTTGAGGCCGGAACGGCCCAGAAGGCGGTATTCCATCATTCTTCTCCCGGAATATGGCATGGATGGCGTCTGTCAGACTGCCGCAGTCGGCCTTAACATGGCGCTTGCAGCCCAGGTTCGCAATGTTGGGCGCAGGGCGGGTTGTTAAACTCTTTGCGCTATTAGGGGGGTATGCAGTGAGGGGGTATCGCGCGGTCTGATCAGGCAAAATGAGTGTATAGCTGCGGGTGGTCGCCTGTGTTACAGAGGTTGCTGCGCTTGGCAGCGCATTGAAACAAGGTGGCCCCTATGTCGGGTGGCCTACCAAATAGAACACCCGACCCTCTAGGTCTCAAGGGTGAATGGCGACGGCTGTTCATCCGGGGAATAGGTAGGGCGTGAGTTTCATCCTTGTTTCACACGCTGCCAATCGCCCGACGCCAGGAGGCTCGGAGGCGAAGCTATGCCCTTGGCAGGGCTATGAAACGAGGCTGAAACACCATGATAATTAAAAGATTTTTTAAAAAACGATTAGCCGCGATCCCTGCGGTCGACAAAAAGGAATACATGCCTATTTTCGGTAGGTGATATGGTCCGTGTTCGCACCGGTTGGCCCCGGAATTACGATCTTGATTATATCGGCGTGATAGAATGCATCAAAGCAGATATCGGACCGGAGGATGCTGGACTGCCCCCATCGGAGGTCCATCGTTATGGCATCAGGTTGCCTTATGCTGGGATATATTATTTCAGCGCCAGGGAAATCGAAAAATATAAGATTTGATCGTATGTTTTTTGGGTCATAAGGGCGCGGGATTCATCACGTGCAAGTATTTGCGGGGCTGGCTTTCATGCATAGCCCCGCCTTGCACGCGCTGAAAAATACTTTCGCAAAGATGAATTTTCGCAAGAGCCCTCCGGTTTTTTGAGGGCGATTTATGCCGGGTCTGCGGCTGTGTCGCAGAGCAGCAAAACACAGTTCTCCTCCGCCATGATGACACAGTAGGGGGTGCCATCCAGACATGCGCCATCACCCGCCTCCAGGCGTGTTGTGTCTATGGTGGCTGAGCCTGAAACGACGACCAGATACAGGGCACGGCCCTGCACGGTCTGGTAGGCTGCACCTTCTCCTTTGCGGATGGCGGCGTGCAGCAGGCGGCTTCTGGAGCGCAGGACAACTGGCGCACCATCGGTGATAGCCTCCGTCTGTTCGGGCTCATCCTCAGGAAAGCCGGAGGCGAGAATACGAAAACCACCGTCTTCCAGTTCCGCAAAGGCGGGTCGGCTTTCCTGTGCCATGCTGCCACCCTGTGTGTCTGCCAGTATCCAGAACTGGAGAAAGGCAGCCCCCTGGGGGCCAGCCTGCCAGCGCAGGTCGGGGCAGCCCTGTGCGGTCATGACAGCGTGCAGCCCGCCTGTGGCAATGCGTTCAGGGGTGGTGTCTGCACAGTGTGTGTCCAGCGTGCCTTGGAGAACCCACGTCAGAATGTCCACATCATGCTCGGGCCCAATGTCGTAGGTGGCATTGGCAGCCAGTTGCCCGGTGTTGACAACGCGCAGCCGCCCATCATGCACGCTGCCTGCCCCTTGGTAGGACCCAAACGGAAAATGGCAGCGCAGGCTGAGTGTTGCTGTATCAACCTGCCCGAGGGAGGCTGCGCGGCGGCGTGTGATCATGCGGGGGCCAGTCTGTTAGGTGTGGGTGGCAGCAGGGCTGAGGGGCTTGGCCGTAGCGGGATAAAGAGTTTCCCATCCCCCACCCAATGCCCTGTAAAGATGGGTGACTGCGCGCGATACGTCGGCCGTGGCCTCAACCAGTTGCGCCTGTGATGCCAGCAGAACATTTTGCAAGGTCAGAACATTCAGAAAGTCCGATGCTCCGGCGGTGTACTGGCTGCGGGCTGTCTGCACGGCAATCTCATTCTCATGCACGGCATCCTGCAGGCGGTCACGCTCCTTCTGTGCGGCGGCAAGGTCGGCCATGGCATTGTCCACCTCCTGCCAGGCTGTCAGCACTGTGCGGCGCAGCATGATGGCGGCTTCTTTCTGCTGGGCCTTGCGCAGGTGCAACTGGCCGCTCAGGCGGCCCCCTTCAAAAATAGGCAGCGTCGCAGTCGGGCCAAAACCATACTGGCGTGATGCCCATGATCCAAGGCCACTGAACTGCAGGGCCTGAATATCCAGGCTGCCTGACAGCGTAACCCGTGGGAAAAAGTCGGCAACCGCTACGCCAATACTGGCGGTCGCGGCGTGCAGGCGTTCCTCCGCCATGCGGATGTCGGGCCGACGTTCTGCCAGTTGCGAGGGCAGGCCAATCGGCAGGCTGGCGGGCGCTGGCGGTATGGGGGCTGGTTTGCCCAGCAGGGCATTCAGGCTGCCCGGTTCCCGCGCGACCAGAAAGCTGAGGGCATTCAGCCGGTGTACTTCCTGCGTTTCCAGCGGTGGGCGACGGGCTTCAAACCCATGAAACTGGCCTGTTGCCTCGGAAACATCCAGCCGCGTGGCAGCCCCTTGCTGGTAGCGCAGGGTTGT
It includes:
- a CDS encoding glycosyltransferase family 4 protein; translation: MTAASGRPTDQPAPRVMHVVVAGDIGGAEKLLLDITSRPEQTRASHAVALMTPNPKLRALIRDTGVRLYDRGHSPLHPLAYLWRTFGPRDVAWLAQALRDEQADLVHVHTYASHILGVRAARLCGLPVLRTEHGLHHYTDPTCGLFRRKALRQTDMVVCVSDYVRRFVAQWDSTAATKLRVARNGVNERHFTPAPFPPDQPFTFSIACRLEPWKQVDRVVEAMAHLPDCHLVIAGDGSQRAALEARVKRLGIAERVRFLGYCPDPRSVLAMGHVSINSSREEPLGLSVLEALASGRPVIAFAGGGVPEIVQNRVTGWLVPPQSQSGLVAAMREASQSPALARVLGAQARTFVERSCRIDTMCHTYGLAYADLLQAHRRTRSRPSC
- a CDS encoding glycosyltransferase; its protein translation is MSEPTSSAEPTQPARFLFINDTSRNGGPGKTLVCLLKFLDPKKIHRTVLLPREDIVSQDIIRHHAADELVIEPALIENILQPWQRGMTRQDFNAPAPLRLFRGTCNTLRATSGLMRLIRRVRKEKYSLIFCNGTAATLIGGIVAWATGVPAVWHVFYPRVPAPIRALHRKLAASPGVAAIFCVSAAVSGQFGHCQDKTRVCHDALDLEEFDAMARPPLLRKELGLAKDAIIFGAHGRVIRRKGFIELIQVARRMMDQLRPEERQRCHFVVLGDTPQDMPEDHLEECRELVRSLELEHCVHFIGFRADVMPYLTEFDVVLVPSVYPDPLPRAVMEAMALAKPVVAFNVGGIGEMITDGVDGRLFTGLPPDIAGMADACIQYFRTPTLRAAHGLAGRKRIEKDFEARSHALMLQTELLRLAKR
- a CDS encoding major royal jelly family protein; this encodes MRLYGAILGLACAFPAQAAPPTITNNTDPAFGAQGAVDIVARIPGPTPSGIAVVNNRLFLTFPKHDGDHTGPTFGEWKNGRLVPFPSQAYAASDSGPPSQRLISPHGLTTDSNGMLWLIDDGKVKGHPIPPGGAKVVGINPADGSIIASVPLQAALLPGSHMNDLRVDLTHGAKGTAYITDSSFDGHPALVVVDLATGKQRRVLEGTPSVLPVPGYQTVLDGRVLTYDPPHKAAFPASGADGITLSADSQRVYYAPLASRRLYSLPTHALADFSLSSEDLARLVRDEGEKGAADGLATDPWGRIYTTAADHDAVFRRNTDGSFDLIAADPRFVWPDGIFADHDYVYVVLGQWTRLPQFHNGQDMRKPPYLVARMKIQPPAETP
- a CDS encoding aldo/keto reductase — protein: MEYRLLGRSGLKVSTLMLGTMTFGGKGEFAKTGALDIKGAQRQIDMCLDAGVNMLDTADIYSDGLSEQIIGEALDSSRRNRVMLASKVRFATGAKGPNDRGLSRHHIIRACEDSLKRLKTDHITLYWCHEWDGLTPVEETLAALDDLRRAGKIGYVGVSNYSGWHIMKMLSAAEREGLVRPVGQQIHYTLQAREAEYELLPIAQDQGVDAVIWSPLAGGLLSGKYRRGKPEPEGTRVAAQWNEPPVRDINALYDIVEVLLDVATHYPTATAAQVALAWLLQRPGVASLVIGARTDAQLADNLKAATLKLTAEDSLRLEEASRPPLLYPYWHQCDTAADRLSPADLSLIAPFLPA
- a CDS encoding pirin family protein, whose translation is MITRRRAASLGQVDTATLSLRCHFPFGSYQGAGSVHDGRLRVVNTGQLAANATYDIGPEHDVDILTWVLQGTLDTHCADTTPERIATGGLHAVMTAQGCPDLRWQAGPQGAAFLQFWILADTQGGSMAQESRPAFAELEDGGFRILASGFPEDEPEQTEAITDGAPVVLRSRSRLLHAAIRKGEGAAYQTVQGRALYLVVVSGSATIDTTRLEAGDGACLDGTPYCVIMAEENCVLLLCDTAADPA
- a CDS encoding efflux transporter outer membrane subunit, whose amino-acid sequence is MSGTNPLTRQKLAPLLACLTGLSACTVGPNYHTPDTHAPSQWHQSLQPAQSQPTQATANPQWWQLFHDPVLSALEQDVAAANLDLQAASLRLAESTAERRIASAAQLPHMQANASYARERASTNGILGLLGTMEREQAGTIASGTQGFGPTGLPGSVGNPSFDLPQYGMNASWEVDLWGHVRRQVEAATAAMHATEDMRRDILVSLMAETAQDYIDLRDTQAQLAILDHNIQTAKESVRLTTLRYQQGAATRLDVSEATGQFHGFEARRPPLETQEVHRLNALSFLVAREPGSLNALLGKPAPIPPAPASLPIGLPSQLAERRPDIRMAEERLHAATASIGVAVADFFPRVTLSGSLDIQALQFSGLGSWASRQYGFGPTATLPIFEGGRLSGQLHLRKAQQKEAAIMLRRTVLTAWQEVDNAMADLAAAQKERDRLQDAVHENEIAVQTARSQYTAGASDFLNVLTLQNVLLASQAQLVEATADVSRAVTHLYRALGGGWETLYPATAKPLSPAATHT